A segment of the Stigmatella erecta genome:
CCCGCCGGGGGCAGGCCCTCGCACTTCTCCTGCCCGGACTGTGGGGGGGTGCTCTTCGAGCAGGACGAGCAGGGGCAGCTGCGCTTCAACTGCCGGGTGGGCCACGCCTTCACCGGCAACGCGCTCGTGTCCGGGCAGGAGGATGCGCTGGATGGGGCGCTGTGGGCCGCCGTCCGGAGCCTGGAGGAGAACGGGGCCCTGGCCCGGCGCATGGCCAGCCATGCCCGGGAGCGGAACCATGCCCACTCGGCCAAGCGCTATGACGAGCGGGCGCGGGAGGCCGAGCAGCAGGCCCTGCTCATCCGCCAGGTGGCCATGAAGGGGCCCCTGCCCCCGCGGGACGACGCTCTGTCCGTGGAGGAAATCCAGTGAGCCGCCGTCGGCCCGAGCCGGCTGAGGACCTCACGCCTTGCCCGGGAGCACGGCCCGCAGCGCCTCCCAGAGGGGCTCCAACGCCAGGGGCTTGGTGAGCAGGCCCCGCACGTTGCGGGGCCTCTTGTTCTCCGGCTGGGCCTTGGGCGGGCCGGCCGTCATGAGATAGACGGGCAGCTGGGGGGCCTGCTTCTTCAGGCGCTGGGCCACCGTCCACCCGCTCATTCCTGGCAGCTCGAGGTCGCAGAACACGGCGTTCCAGGCAACGCCCTTGCGCAGCTTCTTCATCGCCGCGGCCCCGCTGCCCACCGTTTCCACGCTCACCCCGAGGGCCTCGAGCGCCATCCGGAGCGCCTCGCGGCTGGCGGGCTCGGCATCGATGAGGAGCACGCGGCCCTTCAAGGAGGGCCGGATGGGAAAGGCCTGGGGCTTGGGGGCCGGGGCCGCCCCAGGAGCGGCCGGGGGGATGGGAAAGGTGAGGGTGAAGACCGCGCCGCCCTCGGGGCGGTTGCCCGCGGTGAGGGTGCCCCCCGCCCGCGACACGACGCCATACGCCATGGACAGGCCCAGGCCCGTGCCCTGGCTCCCCTTGGTGGTGAAGAAGGGCAGGAAGAGCTTGTCCAGGTGGTCCTCGGCAATGCCCGTGCCCTCGTCCTCCACGGTGACGACCACCCGCGAGCGGCTGGCGCTGCCGCGCAGGCAGACCGTTCCTCCCTGGGGCATGGCATCCCGCGCGTTGAGCAGCAGGTTGAGGAAGACGTAGCGCAGGTCCGAGGGCTCGCCGTTCACCGCGGGCAGCACGGGCACCTCGTTCACGAGGTGCACCTGGACGCCGTTCCGGGCCCGGTGCGCGATGCTGTCGCGCGCCAGCTCCGTGGCCTCGCGGGCGATGTCGTGGAGCAGCGCCTGCTCCTGGCTGGGCTCGGCCTGTTGC
Coding sequences within it:
- a CDS encoding hybrid sensor histidine kinase/response regulator; this encodes MSPRRPPARPPPGYPRVPEARPSGALLRKYQELTTKHEALVHRLEARNEEHISSYRLSTWALETTASALVLLRAGSILQANRRWHALARTGPWQLLSQGKATGPLLATLRQVAGHEAGILLASEDRGVRVLHYQKHGSDETLEIRVERAGPQAHGLQAQMVLALFHDVTQETRHTAELEQARVALARQEQMKTLGEMSSGIAHDLNNTLNAMRLRLELLQRDAAATASQAHHLKALMQIVSDAGLRVRQLQEFSRQQAEPSQEQALLHDIAREATELARDSIAHRARNGVQVHLVNEVPVLPAVNGEPSDLRYVFLNLLLNARDAMPQGGTVCLRGSASRSRVVVTVEDEGTGIAEDHLDKLFLPFFTTKGSQGTGLGLSMAYGVVSRAGGTLTAGNRPEGGAVFTLTFPIPPAAPGAAPAPKPQAFPIRPSLKGRVLLIDAEPASREALRMALEALGVSVETVGSGAAAMKKLRKGVAWNAVFCDLELPGMSGWTVAQRLKKQAPQLPVYLMTAGPPKAQPENKRPRNVRGLLTKPLALEPLWEALRAVLPGKA